Part of the Henckelia pumila isolate YLH828 chromosome 2, ASM3356847v2, whole genome shotgun sequence genome is shown below.
CTTTCTAACGATAGTTCGACTTATTATTTCACACTTTTGTATTTCTTATTATTAagagtgattttatttttaaaattttttgtttttacgAATTATGATTGATTGAATCAAGCATCACTAACTATAAAATAAGATTGTCAAAAGGCCAAGGTTTCgatttcatattttaatattaattaaaaaaataaaagaatgaTTATAATTTCTCCCGCCATATGTTATGTACAATAATCAAGAAATTTCCTCTACACTTCGAGAAACACAAGTAAAAAGAGGTCGCTCACTATTTCAACTTCACGTATCtatctaattttttaaaaataaaaaaatccttCACGTATCTATCTAGTTAGCCTCAGTTGACAAAATCTCGAGTTCTGCCCACCAAAGAGGTGATGCTTTCGGGATTGCCACTGCAGGTTCAATCCCTGTTATCTCTCTCAATCTCGCACAAACTTCATGCATAACCGGTCTCTGTCTCGAATCAGGATCAACACACGATCTTATCAAACCGTCAATAAGTTGAAGTTGATCTTCACGATATGTTTTCAGAGTAGGATCAATTGTTTCTCTCAAAGACTGTACTCCTCTCAGATAATTGGATGCCCAGTCTTGGAGTGAATCACTACTACCTACAGCGTACGGGAGTTTACCAGTAATCATCTCAAATAGCAGGACTCCGAAACTATAAACATTActtgaaagattcggttcagtTTCAGCTGCAGCCTTTTCGTCCAAGAAAACAAAATCTGCTAATTTTGCTGCATAATCTTCAGTGAGATATATAGACGAGGACGTTAAGTTTTTGTGGGCGAGTGACGGTGTCAATGAGTGCATGTGTTCGAGACAGTATGCAACGCCCATTGCTATTCTTAATCGTGCTTCCCAGTCCAAGTGTTCAGCTTCTCTTACTGTAGAATTCACAAGAGTTCGACGAAATTATGAAATGATTGATAAGAATAGAATTACCGTATCAACAATGAATAGACCAAATTTAAATTGAAGCactaagaaaaaaaatcaagagaTCAATATACTCACTGTGGATGTGCTCAAAGAGAGTTCCATTGGGAGCATACTCGAAAATCATCATCCTAGTGAAAGGATCCTCTTCCTCACAATATCCAAGTAAGCAAACAAAATTCTTGTGATTTACTCTTGATAATGTGTCGATCTGAGACAAATAAGAAGCCAAATTGAGTTTCAAGAAAAAAGAAACCGTGACTGGAATGAAATATGACCGCGTGTTCAAGCTAGCAACAGTCAAAATATGGAATCTCAAATCAAGAATCGACATTAATATAAAAAGATACCTTCTTCCTGAACTGAGCTTCCACACTATTCGACCACTCTTTTGCAGATCCTACTGCAATAGATGCGACAGCTATCTCAACTCCACTAGACAAGGTACCCTTATACAGCGTGCGAACTGCAGAAGAGCTAATCACATTGCTAAAATCTTCACAAGCAACCTCAAGTTCAGATCTCTGAAGTTTTGGGACCCCTGAAGTaaccaaaaatataaaatctatTAATTAAGGATAATATGATCAATAATAGTTCTAATGGTAATTCTTAAGAAGTTGAATAAACTCTCAAGACTACAAATTGTCATTCAAGGGCCTTATACGTGTGCATTTAAAAAAAACGAGCAAAACATTAGACATTTTGCGTCAGCAACATTACCAGTTACAAATGCTCTCCTCAATGGTCCACTTAGTCCAGTAGCCCAGGGATTTACAGCAGCAACCTTACCACTCTTGCAATAGAAGAAGCAAACAACCAACACTAGAACAAATACAGGACCTCCAATGGCGGGAGACAATATAAGAAGTTGATGACTCTTCTTAGAATTTCCAGTTGATGTGCCAGGACTTTCTGTTGGGATAGGAAGCGAAGGAGGAGAAACACGTGTAACGGGAGAGAGGGAAGGAGAAGAGGATGGTGCTAGTGTAGTAGGAGATAGAGAAGGAGAAGGAGAAGGAGAAGGAGAAGGAGAAGGAGAAGGAGAAGGAGATGGAGATGGAGATGGAGATGGAGATGGAGATGGAGATGGTGAATTTCTTAAAGTGGGTATTGGTGGGGGTAGAAATCTCCACCCTTGCCTCCGTGCTCTAGGAGTTTCTTGTAACAATTTTCGAGCTCTAGGAGTTTCTTGTAACAATTTTCTATGTGGCGCTTCTCTTTTCTCCAGTGAATCCCTGTGAAGAAGGCAAGGAAATTTTCATCTTGAAAAGTGAAAAAACCATTGAATCTTAATCAGGAGGGACACTGATAttagacaaaaaaaaaacaaaagagaaaACAAGCCTCGCCTTGTTTGCATTGTCAAAAACATCTTTCTGCTTTTAAAAACATGGGATTTATTCAGTGTGTCGGGCCAAAATTGAGATACCATCAGACTACAAAAATTGGGAAGACTAACATTTTATGCGTTGTTACAACATGATGGCGAATGTGTTGCTTCAGTACCAACCCGACAATCAACTAAAATCTATAGGACTGAGACTCAAAATTGTGCATGACATTACTAATTTTTCTCATTGAATCATTAAATAACTATATGAATGGATAAACTTCAATTCcaatttattatattagatTATAATGAGGATGGAAGTTCACACATGCTGAAGATTTACCACAAGATTGAATTGCTGTTCCTTGTGGGGCCGGATAACAACTCTTCTTCCACTTGAACTTCAGATAGCTTTTGGAGTTCATAAAGTTCGGCATATGAGCTGCTAAGAAACTCATTGTTGTCTAGCAAACTGCGTCAAACAGAAAGTATAAATTAACAAGATCAAGATAAAGATAATTTCCACAAGAATATCCAGTTTTATTGCAAACTTACAGGATTGCCAATGAGAAATTATTGCCAAGCTGACATGGAACCTCTCCGCTGAAGTTATTGTATCCAAGGTCTAATACCTCTAATTTCTTTAATTTTGCTAAATTTTTGGGGATTACGCCAGAAAAAGAATTGTTGCGCAAGATTCTGTCAAGAAATTGAAGTTAACAAAAAATGCAAGAAAACAGAAAAGTTCAATAAGAAATCAATAAGTTACATCTTACATGGATTTCATGTGAACCAAGTTCCCTAAATCAGGAGCCAAGGTACCTCTCAGACAGAGATCTTCCAGGTTCCTAGAgacaaatgataaaaaaaaaacccatgaGATAAAAAAAAAGGATAATTGTTTTAAGGGTAAGGAAGTTAACTATGATAATAATTCAGGATTTTGGTTGATTTGATCGATGAAGGAATTTTTTTTGCGGTTTACTTCTCAGCTCGACTAGAGAGGAAGAAAAGAATTCAATTCACACCATTGAACCTAACTCATGCTAATGGCATgaaaaacatgcattgcatcCCCATGCACATTAAACCAATTTGGATAGAAcgtataatttgaaattgaaatgaTCATGACCACAAAAGCATCTATTCAACTAAAAAGTAATTTTCCTTTCGTTTCAAGTGGTTGCTAGTGCTTGATGGTGTCACATGTGCAAGGAAGTGTGTGACTGTTTGTGCATGTGATTGATGCTGTAGCACAAATGAGAAAGTGATAGAGCTTTGGAGTAGTTTTCGCTCCTATAATAGATTCTTCGATAGGATTACACGATGTTTCCACAATATCGACGAGAGTCAGAGGGGTCAAGTAGACAGGAACCTTGCAGTAAACTACAAATTTACTGAAGCCAGGTGCCTAGGCAGCAATTCATATACATGGAAGTtccatgtaaaaaaaaaaaaaattgggcaAACCAGTAAGTTCTCGTATGATCTAAGTTCTGTTTGTTATATATCCAGCTATAGCCTATCATTTAAAATTCAATACATGAACCCCTAAATCCTATATTTTTTCCTTCAATAATTTTTGCATGGCCAGTAAGACCAGATTGTCAATGTCTACCCTACAACTAGAGATTATAGATGAAATATCAACACACAAACATTCATTCATTTTCAGTACTGATCAAGTTCCTTACAATAAACCCAACTGTAAAACAAGATGCTCATGAAATTGCGGGTAAAACAACATCCAGAAAAGGTCAAAAGAACAGAAACCCAAAACTAAAAAAGGAAAATCCTCCCTTTCCCATTAGGAAAATTTCATTTTCCCATCAGTTAAAAAGTCAGAAAATGATAAGCATTTGGAGCAGTAATCTACTTACAAAGCTACAACATATCCTTCTGAGCACCCAACTCCAAACCAAGAACATGGATTGTCTGTTCCTACTTCATCAACCCAATTTGATAAAGCCCCAATTGGATCACTCATCACGTTCTCTTTAAATCTCAGCAAAGCCACACCTAAAATACACATACAAAATTAAGAATAAACAAACCAACCAAACTATAAACTTCTTTAACAACTTTAAacttgaaaaataaatatttaaaaatcataaGATAGATCAAATAAAGCTCGCACCTTCATCATTCAGGGACAAGCAAATTGTTAAGTTCTGCAGACATAGACAGCATATCGCTAATGCCGCCAGGAGACTGTTTTTAGATCTCCAAAACTCTTTCATTTCtcaaaaactaaaacaaaaccCACAAATAATTTCGCaacaaatttaataaaaaacaaGTTTCTTGAGAAAATCGTCGCCAGGAAATAGGAATTGAGTTGACTCGGACAATGCACCCACCCCACCAGAATAGATTTTGGAGCACCAAATTAAGAAGGAAATATCAGAAAAATTCTCAGACGTAATTTTGAACAACCCAAGTATAACGCAAAAGCTATTTCTTGAAAAACGCGTGGGACTTTGTATTTAGCAGAATAGAAACATCAAAGAATGGCTTTCTTTGACTTCAAAATCAGGTATAAAGAAGCCGGAAAAGGGAAAAATAGTTAGTTCAACAAGAATTGGATAGTATTTGGGGACGAATCTTGCATGTGTGCGTGGATTGGCATGCTGGGAATTTCCAGGATTCTTCCTATGTTGCCGTGTTGGATTATTACTATTCAAATGCTAATTATTGCATCGCTAAGGTCCAAATCAATATTAAAAAAGAAGCTGCAATAATTGAATCAGTCATATGCTGTAATACTGTATGAATGTTATTTATGtggaattattatatttttaaattagtgTATTTTTTAACTATAAAACCCGCGGGTACTGTCACAATACATGTTTCGAAATTGATTTGATGTACATTAGGTGAGCTTCGGAGTTAACGTGATAGCTATAAATCATGCTAATTAAGTAAGCAGTAATGAGATAGACTTGTCCCAAAAAAAATgttaataagaaaaaaaattgaacttttgataattaattaagcGATTAACAACTCAGAAATCCTCAGACTAGGGGTGACATATTgtaccgtaccgaaaaattcATATCATACAACGTACCAAAAATTacggtataaatttttttataccgataccgtatcgaacatttcggtataccaaaaatttcggtacaTATAACTAGCATACCGATTATATCGAAATTTTACGGTATATtgaaatttcggtacggtatcgataTATACCGTTTTATACCCGAAAAAAaccttatattttttataatttaaagatttattgtttaaaaatattatatattttaaattttttatataatatttcggTATATCGGTACATaccgaaattttcaaatttcatactGTTACCATGAAGAAAAAGTCGGTATcattatttttcgatatggttgtgacgcccggggctgaggaggcaaggagtgatcgtcggtgccaagaggtgcacggacaatgagcggctcctggtaggcttctagacggagggagacatgaatgaaccgatcctgtcgaaatgagagggattttgagactgtgtaggtatgagactgcatagttgaggaaaatttaaaagatttcatatgtactactaatatcaagaagatgcatcttcttttcgggagctcatcatataagaacttcaaagttaagcgtgctcgacttgggaaaattataggatgtgttaccccctgggaagtttctcagggtgtaTGTGATGGAAatataagcacgctgaaaagacccatcTTGATACAATGGGTCATTATAATGGTAACCTCGATAAACcaaaaattcgatattttttctTACCCCTAAGATAATTATTGTTCACTTGCTACTAGTAATCAAAGAGGGATTGCTAGAAAGTAACGTGGTcaaactttatttatttatttttctaacTTAGAAACTTGCAATGGAGTTGATGGATGTCGAccactttttttaaaattttcggacatATTTTAGCAAATTACAAAATAAACCCATAACACTATTTCGAAAAGCAACTTCAATTATCCAAATCAAAACTTCCAATTGACATATCCAAACCAAAATCCACTtcaaagaattaaaaaaaaaagaaaaaaagaaaaaaacggAGGTATATATTTGAGTGAATTGTGAATAAATCTCTAAACCCAAACCtaacttttttataaatccctacaataaaaattctttcttaaaactccctaggaccaccaaacttggtcaaatccaatgtttaatttttgtacccaatttatgcatttatgtacTTTATTTATGCTATTTTTGTGCTCAATTATGGTACTTGAATCATCCGCAAAATTGGTATTTTTGTGCTCAATTATGGTACTTGAATCATCCGcaaaattggtatcagagctttaggttaattattcagactttatattattcgttaattcatacttttctttgttgagaagAAGATTTTCTACAAaaaatgacttcaaacgaaggttcgaatcaagaggattttattcatataaaatcctataaacaagttaatctactCATAATAGATTAGttacaacaggttgtgattaatgccCTTAATTTTGAAGGGAGTAAGAAAGATGATCTCTaactctaaatttttagagattaccccagattcctctaaagtctccggagatcttagagaaattcaaaagacggtacaatattacagcaatcagctgtatgaaatatctcggcaattgaagaaatccttaagaaacaagaagaaattcttggaactctaaaggatcttcaaaataaaatcataaatctagaacacacttctggttctagaaaaggaaatacaggaggaaggttaccactctcgtttggtactgaacctttgttacatcagaaaggtaaaaccaaaatggttcaaaaacctttaactgatgatgaaaggatgattaatcttataaaagcagtatcagagaaaaacaatatctgatgactactttagaaagattaaatctcgaggatctacaagatcttgcggattattttgcgaatctcaaagtagtagatctaaaaatgaattcccctgagggtgaacaacccatagggaatcccccaagatatatggttaaaacagaagaaccacatagtgagttccaggttggagaaaattcacatccagcaggaaccagatcaagaaggagtaaaatcccactccatcaaactccttacggaaaaactgttttagatctaatacatccttacggggttatgttaaaccttgatgttttggacttaaaaaacagagaagatcttatagatgattgaacgtcagctatgagaattgcagtagggacattagatctcaataaagaaggattcattaaacttttagaaatgagtctaatgggatctatCAAGAttgcatgggagatgactatgccagatacgaaggaatcaatcttagcaggagaatctctCAGCGAGATTGGAAAGAATggtcaccctatttaaagcacaattcataggggtagactatttcaataatcaagataaagagaaaaagagaagatatactcaagctctgtatagtttcgagttacatgatatctgtttagttgatgaatacattatgttattcaccaaatacagatgtaattcaggagtcgaggaaaatgtagctattcagctatttttcgcaaaaatgccaagtccctggagagaaatgctgattaaagaatacgttccaggtcatcttgatacattggcaagacgcgcatcctttttgaaaggaaaattggcagaatggtgccatatggcagcattacagaagaaatacaagaaaataaggggtatagataaacgtacacctttatgttgtagagaaaatgatcttccaacgatcattggaaacagataacagagatttaaaaggaagaaattcagaaataatccctataataaaataatgagaagttcttgaaaaccaagaacgttttggtccaaacaaaaggccataTCTTATAGATCAGGAAGAAGAAATGGaccctacaagaacatccccagtaacaagctcatcacaaagcaggggaagaacaccatcaagaagaactttcagaagaactcatacaagaacaagtgaaagtttcaaggattgcaactgctggacatgtggagcaagaggacatatatctacaaattgtccagaaaatgagaaaaaaggagttaaactctttgaagcaacaccagatatggatgatgcggtcttctttcaagatctagtccaagtatatcaatttgaggatatccccttagatgaaagcatatacgaagaagagatattgtttagtcaagaagattctgaggatgaatcagaatcagaatcagaataaagaagaagtgtttcggcaggaaacacatgaaagtttggctggattctttagccaaaccacgatatctcataatatggtccaaaggattatgagagaaaatctaACGTTACAAAAGTATcagggattttcggcaggacaagtagaaagagtcttaggcaacctagggcttagacaaagaagacataatttgatttacaaagtatccagaagggaaatggcaatccccatggagttaacaagtaatcaaatagagatgcagttaattccttttgaagaaataagagaggaattgcaaaagttgaaaagtgaggtagcaaggacgatgtcttggattca
Proteins encoded:
- the LOC140879821 gene encoding probable inactive receptor-like protein kinase At3g56050 encodes the protein MKEFWRSKNSLLAALAICCLCLQNLTICLSLNDEGVALLRFKENVMSDPIGALSNWVDEVGTDNPCSWFGVGCSEGYVVALNLEDLCLRGTLAPDLGNLVHMKSIILRNNSFSGVIPKNLAKLKKLEVLDLGYNNFSGEVPCQLGNNFSLAILLLDNNEFLSSSYAELYELQKLSEVQVEEELLSGPTRNSNSILWDSLEKREAPHRKLLQETPRARKLLQETPRARRQGWRFLPPPIPTLRNSPSPSPSPSPSPSPSPSPSPSPSPSPSPSPSLSPTTLAPSSSPSLSPVTRVSPPSLPIPTESPGTSTGNSKKSHQLLILSPAIGGPVFVLVLVVCFFYCKSGKVAAVNPWATGLSGPLRRAFVTGVPKLQRSELEVACEDFSNVISSSAVRTLYKGTLSSGVEIAVASIAVGSAKEWSNSVEAQFRKKIDTLSRVNHKNFVCLLGYCEEEDPFTRMMIFEYAPNGTLFEHIHIREAEHLDWEARLRIAMGVAYCLEHMHSLTPSLAHKNLTSSSIYLTEDYAAKLADFVFLDEKAAAETEPNLSSNVYSFGVLLFEMITGKLPYAVGSSDSLQDWASNYLRGVQSLRETIDPTLKTYREDQLQLIDGLIRSCVDPDSRQRPVMHEVCARLREITGIEPAVAIPKASPLWWAELEILSTEAN